GCTGGTCGCCGACACGATCCGCGAGATGGGGATCCCCGTTTCGGCGCTCTCCCTCAAGTACGGCCTCTTCGGAGGGGAGCCGTGGTCCGAGAAGATGCGCGATGAGATCCAGGACGCCCTCGGGATCGTCGCCACCGACAATTACGGACTCTCCGAGGTCATCGGGCCGGGGGTCTCGGGCGAGTGCCTCGAGCGCAACGGCCTGCACATCAACGAGGACCACTTCCTCGTCGAGGTCATCGACCCGAAGACCCTTCAACCCGTGCCGCCCGGCCAGGCGGGGGAGCTCGTCATCACGACCCTGACCAAGGAGGCGTTCCCGATGGTCCGGTACCGGACACGGGATCTCACCAGCATCCTCACGGGGGATTGCCCGTGTGGGCGCACGGGGCGCCGGATGAGCCGCCTGACGGGCAGGACGGACGAGATGCTGATCATCCGGGGGACGAAAGTGTCCCCCGCCAAGATCGAGTCCCTGCTCTTCGAGATCGAGGGGAAGGAGCCGAACTACCGGATCGTGATCGACCGGAAGGGTGCGATGGACGAGGTCACGGTCCTCGTCGAGGCGGCCGGAGAGGCATCGTTCGGGGAGGATCGCCGGCACGTCGGGACGACGGTGGAGATGATCCGGAAGCGGCTGGCCCACGAGCTGGGGGTGACGGTGGACGTGAAGCTCGTGGAGAAGAGGACCCTCGAGCCGGTCGACGGGAAGGCGAAGCGCGTCATCGATAACAGGATACTGTAGGGGGCCCGATGTGAATTCCGGGACGCTGTACGTCGTGGCGACGCCGCTGGGGAACCTCGAGGACATCACCTTCCGCGCCGTGCGAATCCTCAAGGAGGCGCCGGTGATCGCCTGCGAGGACACGCGCCGCACGGTGAAGCTGCTGAACCGCTACGAGATCCGCACGCCGATGGTCGTCTTCCACGAATACAACAAGGCGCGGGCGGGGGCGGGGATCCTGCGGCGCCTCCGTGAGGGGGAGAGCGTGGCGCTCGTCTCCGACGCCGGTACTCCCGCCATCTCGGACCCGGGATACGACCTGGTGCGGGACGCCATCGCCGAAGGGATTCCCGTGGAGGTGATCCCCGGTCCGTCGGCCCTGGTGGCCGCCCTGGTGGTCTCCGGCCTGCCCACCGACCACTTCACCTTCGAGGGTTTCCTCCCGAACCGTCCGGTGCGGCGCCGCAAGGTGCTCGGGGCCCTTTCCCGCGAGACGCGGACGATGATCTTCTACGAGTCCCCGCACCGCCTCGCCGCGTTCCTCGCGGACGCCTCGGCCGAGCTTGGGGAGCGACGGGCCTGCATCGTGCGGGAGCTGACGAAGGTGCACGAGGAGATCGTTCGAGGGACGCTGCCGGAACTGTCGGCGGAGATCGCCGGGCGGTCGAGCGTCCTCGGCGAGGTCACCGTGGTGGTGGGCGGCGCGCCGAAGACGGTGGAACTATCGGTGGAAGAGATCGTTCGGGCCGCGGTCGAGGATGCCTCGGGGTCGTCCCGGGACCTCGCGAGGGAGATCGCCGAGCGCACCGGGCTGTCGCGGAAGGAAGTCTACGAGGAGATCCTGAAGCAGCGAAAATGAAAAAGGGCGGGGGAAAAGCAGTGTCCCCCGCCCAAGGCGTCAGATCGAAACGAGCAGCGAGTCGCTCACGTGCGTGACCATCCCGTGGAACTTCTCCTTCGCCCTCTTGAACCCCGGATCGGAGAGGATCTTCTCGAGGGTGGCCAGGGAGTCGAGGTCGACCTGGACCACGCGCTGCGGCGAGGAGCCCCCCAGCATGCTCTTGTA
This genomic window from Deltaproteobacteria bacterium contains:
- a CDS encoding phenylacetate--CoA ligase; the protein is LVADTIREMGIPVSALSLKYGLFGGEPWSEKMRDEIQDALGIVATDNYGLSEVIGPGVSGECLERNGLHINEDHFLVEVIDPKTLQPVPPGQAGELVITTLTKEAFPMVRYRTRDLTSILTGDCPCGRTGRRMSRLTGRTDEMLIIRGTKVSPAKIESLLFEIEGKEPNYRIVIDRKGAMDEVTVLVEAAGEASFGEDRRHVGTTVEMIRKRLAHELGVTVDVKLVEKRTLEPVDGKAKRVIDNRIL
- the rsmI gene encoding 16S rRNA (cytidine(1402)-2'-O)-methyltransferase; protein product: MNSGTLYVVATPLGNLEDITFRAVRILKEAPVIACEDTRRTVKLLNRYEIRTPMVVFHEYNKARAGAGILRRLREGESVALVSDAGTPAISDPGYDLVRDAIAEGIPVEVIPGPSALVAALVVSGLPTDHFTFEGFLPNRPVRRRKVLGALSRETRTMIFYESPHRLAAFLADASAELGERRACIVRELTKVHEEIVRGTLPELSAEIAGRSSVLGEVTVVVGGAPKTVELSVEEIVRAAVEDASGSSRDLAREIAERTGLSRKEVYEEILKQRK